In Thermodesulfobacteriota bacterium, the DNA window GCGGGGTCCTCGTGGCACTCCAGGCACAGGCCGGGAGGGGGCGACCGGAGCAACTTGGGTCTGGCCCCGCCGTGGGGCGCGTGCTCGTGGCACGGGCTGCACGTCTGGGCCGCGGCGTGGAGGCGCCGGCCCGGCTCGCTCTCCCGGAAGTCGTGGCACGACCGGCACAGGGCCTCGCCCCCCGCCCGCAGGAGGTGCTTCCGGGGCGAGGCGTGGGGCTCGTGGCACGCCGCGCAGGCCCGCTCGCCCGGACGGTGGGGCACCGCCTTGCCGGCCCCCGGGTCGTCGTGGCAGCCCAGGCAGAGCTCCCGCACGGGCTCGAGCAGGGAGGCCTTCCCGAACCCGGCGTGGGGGTCGTGGCAGGCGCCGCACCCGTCGTCCAGGGCGGCGTGCGCCGTGCCCCGGCCCGCACCGGGCACGTCGTGGCACCGGGCGCACCCCTGGCCGGCAGCGCCCTCCCGGAGGTACTTGGGGCCCGCGCCCCCGTGGGGAGCGTGGCAGGCGCCGCAGCGCTCGGCGGCGGTGTGGAGGGTCCGCCCGCGGGAGAGGTCGGGAACCGAGTGGCAGGCGAGACACGCCGCGTAAGGGGTTTCCCCCGCCAGGAGGCCCGGCAGGAACCCGGCGTGGGGGTCGTGGCACGCCAGACACCCCTCGTCCAGGGCCGGGTGGGGGTTCTCCGGCGGGGTGGGGTCGTCGTGGCAGGCGAGGCAATGCCCCGGCGGGGGCTCCTCCAGGAATTTCGCCTGGCGGCCGCCGTGGGCCGCGTGGCAGGTGGTGCACTCCCGGGCGGGCTCATGGAGGCCCCTGCCGCCCGCTGCATCGGCCACGGGGTGGCAGGCGCGGCACACCGCCGCTTCGGCGCCTCGCAACATGGCCGGCCGCGACGCGATGTGGGGGTCGTGGCACGCGGAGCACTTGCCTTGGGCCACGGGAGCGTGGGGCCGGGCCCCCTGGGCAGCCAGCTCCCGCTCGAAGGGGTGGCACATCCGGCAGCGCGACCCCTGGTCGGCCACGACGACGCTGCGCTCGGCGCCCCCCCCGTGGCAGACGGAGCACTTTCCTTGGCCCAGGGGCATGTGGAGGGGGCCCCGGACCAGCTTCTCCTGCTCCGAGGAGTGGGGCGGGTGGCACGCCCCACAGGAGCCCGCCGGAAGCTCGAGGTTGCCGTGGAGGCTCGCCAGGGGAGAGCCCGGCCGTGCGTCGTGGCACCGGCCGCACGCGGCCCGGGCCAGGGCCCGATCCTCGTCTCGGTGGGGCGAGTGGCAGCCCTGGCAGCCCCGGTCCAGGGCTGCGTGGACCTTGCGCCCCTTTCCGACTCCCTCGTGGCAGGTCCGGCACTGCGTGTCCAGTCCCTTCTTCGCCAGGGCGGTGGTCAGGGGCCGGTGAGGATCGTGGCACCCTTCGCACGCCCCGAGCTCGCCCCGGTGACCCCGTTCCAGCACCGCCTCGTGGCACGACCGGCACGAGGCCTCGGGTCCTGGACGCAGGAGGGAGCCCCCGGCGCCGTGGGGCTCGTGGCACAGGGCGCAGGAGCGCTTGCCGGCCAGGGGCGGGTGGGGCTTGCCCCCTTCGGTGCCCTGGGAGTGGCATCGTTGGCACACTGCCGGGAGGGGTTCCGCCAGAGCCTTGGGGTATCCCGAGTAGTGGGCGTCGTGACAGGCGATGCAGCCGCCTTCCTCGTACGCGGGGTGGGCCCCCGGGGCCGGCAGTTGGGGCTTGTGGCAGGCGCCGCACACGGCGTTGGCGTCGCCCTTGAGGAGCTTGGGGCCGGCGGAGACGTGGGCGTCGTGGCAGGTGCCGCAGTTGGAGATGGCCGTGCGGAAGTGGGCGTCCTGCTGGGGAGGGCGGGTGTCGGCGGGGTTGTGGGACTCCACCACGTGGCACGCCAGGCACACCCCCGGGTAGCCGCCTTCCCGAAGTTTCATGGTGAGGGGCTCGTGGCAGTCGTCGCAGCGGGAGAAGTCCCTGGCGTGGGTGACCAGGGAGACGAATCCGGCGGGAGGCTGGAGGTTCCCCGGGTTGTAGAAGAGCTCCAGGGCCTGGTCCCCCACCCGGACCCGGTTCAGCCCCGGGTCCAGCAGGAGGAAGATCTCGAAGAGGTCGCCCCAGTCCGCTCGCACCCGGTCCCCCTCGTGCTTCCCCTGGCGCTCCAGGGACCAGGCCACCTGGGTGCCCCGGCGGGCGGTACCCAGGATCGTGACGGCGTCGATGGACGTGAGGGTCCGGGGAAGGGGGGAA includes these proteins:
- a CDS encoding cytochrome c3 family protein — translated: MTLRRLVLACLLLCAPGAASAAEPVRILSPLPRTLTSIDAVTILGTARRGTQVAWSLERQGKHEGDRVRADWGDLFEIFLLLDPGLNRVRVGDQALELFYNPGNLQPPAGFVSLVTHARDFSRCDDCHEPLTMKLREGGYPGVCLACHVVESHNPADTRPPQQDAHFRTAISNCGTCHDAHVSAGPKLLKGDANAVCGACHKPQLPAPGAHPAYEEGGCIACHDAHYSGYPKALAEPLPAVCQRCHSQGTEGGKPHPPLAGKRSCALCHEPHGAGGSLLRPGPEASCRSCHEAVLERGHRGELGACEGCHDPHRPLTTALAKKGLDTQCRTCHEGVGKGRKVHAALDRGCQGCHSPHRDEDRALARAACGRCHDARPGSPLASLHGNLELPAGSCGACHPPHSSEQEKLVRGPLHMPLGQGKCSVCHGGGAERSVVVADQGSRCRMCHPFERELAAQGARPHAPVAQGKCSACHDPHIASRPAMLRGAEAAVCRACHPVADAAGGRGLHEPARECTTCHAAHGGRQAKFLEEPPPGHCLACHDDPTPPENPHPALDEGCLACHDPHAGFLPGLLAGETPYAACLACHSVPDLSRGRTLHTAAERCGACHAPHGGAGPKYLREGAAGQGCARCHDVPGAGRGTAHAALDDGCGACHDPHAGFGKASLLEPVRELCLGCHDDPGAGKAVPHRPGERACAACHEPHASPRKHLLRAGGEALCRSCHDFRESEPGRRLHAAAQTCSPCHEHAPHGGARPKLLRSPPPGLCLECHEDPAKAAGGAVHPALDEGCLACHDPHAGFGPGVLKGVGPVATCLECHKDPAAGRRFLHKPAADRCSACHEPHASKNRAYLRRSGNALCTGCHDPATHRHSLNAERGRRFPGSADFPAEGGQYRCEGCHDPHASNERKLYRLPERELCVACHRI